Proteins from a genomic interval of Cryptococcus neoformans var. grubii H99 chromosome 8, complete sequence:
- a CDS encoding maltose permease yields the protein MTEEVAKAHDSYSEKVLDESGVVVQELGSNSFPVVVPAVGKWAAIKADRRAFAWSLYILFMMTSYGFDALLTGSVIGIPAFQKHFGYYDEASGSYIISALWQSLWTAITALAMLVGSLACGQIGDRFGLRITLITAIIFTIAGVLFEQLSRTPGHFLGAKTVAGFGYGLQTSVAMMTLSSFAPVSLRGPMGAGLNTFILFGGWLASGTITGTGTVYPDSTKAYQIPFALQYVFIGVVAAGVLFVPETASFYLKQDKDEEAKRALIKLHGSSRMDIVEQDLERAKLSRELDNRFSHAGLTVGPLEPFHKPHRTRTLICCAALGFGQLAGASFVTTYLTYFFQVAGAPDNTSLALGQMSFTLMVIGNLVSWYAIDKLGRRVCLVGGLAIMTTLLIIIGITWAVRTSASLWIMVALMSLWAFFYQGSIGACGYSIMSETPSARMRPATVALASATNQVTSWVMGFATPYMVNPDEANMGGYVGFVFAGLCAIACIWAFFCVPETAGRTSAEIDKMWADEIPVRKWKRYTTRVEHETA from the exons ATGACTGAAGAAGTAGCCAAAGCTCATGACTCTTACAGTGAGAAGGTACTAGACGAAAGTGGAGTAGTAGTCCAAGAGCTCGGAAGCAACTCATTTCCTGTCGTTGTCCCCGCAGTTGGGAAGTGGGCTGCCATCAAAGCTGATCGTAGAGCATTTGCCTGGAGTCTTTACATTCTATT CATGATGACTAG TTACGGTTTCGACGCTCTTCTCACAGGATCGGTTATAGGCATTCCAGCTTTTCAAAAGCATTTTGGCTACTATGATGAGGCTTCTGGCTCGTACATCATAAGCGCTTTATGGCAAAGTCTTTGGACAGCCATCACTGCTTTGGCAATGCTAGTAGGCTCCCTTGCATGCGGTCAGATTGGCGATCGATTCGGCCTCCGAATTACTTTGATCACGGCTATCATCTTTACCATCGCCGGGGTACTGTTTGAGCAATTGAGTCGAACGCCAGGCCACTTTCTGGGTGCAAAGACCGTTGCTGGGTTTGGCTACGGTCTGCAGACTTCTGTGGCTATGATgactctttcctcatttGCTCCGGTATCACTTCGAGGTCCCATGGGAGCCGGTCTCAATACATTCATTCTCTT TGGTGGATGGCTGGCCTCTGGGACGATCACGGGGACTGGCACAGTCTATCCTGATTCAACAAAAGCTTACCAGATTCCCTTCGCCCTACAATACGT GTTTATAGGTGTCGTTGCCGCTGGAGTCTTGTTTGTCCCCGAAACTGCTTCTTTCTACTTGAAGCAAGacaaggacgaagaggcCAAGCGTGCACTCATCAAGCTACACGGTTCTAGTCGTATGGACATTGTCGAGCAAGACCTGGAGCGGGCCAAGCTCTCACGAGAGCTTGATAATAGGTTCAGCCACGCTGGATTGACCGTTGGCCCCCTTGAGCCCTTCCATAAACCTCATCGCACGCGAACCCTTATCTGTTGTGCAGCTCTTGGCTTCGGTCAGCTTGCCGGAGCTTCTTTCGTTACTACCTATTTGACCTACTTCTT CCAAGTGGCTGGTGCCCCTGATAATACATCTCTCGCTCTCGGCCAGATGAGTTTCACTCTCATGGTTATCGGTAACCTCGTCAG CTGGTATGCAATCGATAAGCTTGGCCGTCGGGTCTGCCTTGTGGGAGGACTGGCTATCATGACTACCCTTCTTATCATCATTGGCATCACTTGGGCTGTCCGTACCTCCGCCAGTCTCTGGATCATGGTGGCTCTAATGA GTCTCTGGGCTTTCTTTTACCAAGGTTCCATCGGGGCTTGTGGCTACAGCATCATGTCTGAGACTCCCAGCGCTCGTATGAGGCCCGCCACTGTGGCACTTGCCAGTGCCACCAATCAGGTCACCTCCTGGGTCATGGGCTTCGCTACTCCCTAC ATGGTCAACCCTGACGAAGCCAACATGGGAGGCTATGTCGGCTTCGTCTTCGCTGGCCTTTGCGCTATTGCCTGCATCTGGGCCTTCTTTTGCGTCCCCGAGACTGCTGGGCGAACTTCTGCAGAGATAGATAAAATGTGGGCGGATGAGATCCCGGTaaggaagtggaagagatATACAACTAGGGTCGAACATGAGACTGCCTAG
- a CDS encoding glycoside hydrolase family 3 domain-containing protein, translating to MTNRHPAGGRNFESYSEDPYLSGVMASGYIQGLQGAGITSVTKHFVCNDSETDRRTVDVIVGEQALREIYLRPFQIAFERAGPRGIMTSYNKVNGTYPGESQRLLESVVRGEWGVEDLAVMSDWWGTYSVDRAIMAGMDLEMPDSFHRGNGKLLAAAQDDESLAKAVFDRARNVLRMIKRAGGYSLEPERPEVAEDIPETRQLIREVGAEGMTLLKNTGVLPLSPKTKTVIAGTYATVALAHGGGSASLDAHRKITPAEGLREAMDEIVVVPGPVPYLYLPLPQSDVFSSSGGAGTCKVDFYNPGGNIVDSRTLTTTFLTALDRYPKDLVAGWTAKMSFKLLPKTTGTHALTVASPSSAKLSINGQYVCETDPDPARRDDFMHLAFHKCCVNTTYTFEAGKEYDVVIDYVSTEELFYSTACALNGIRFGYLEYTDDDAAIQSAVKVAEEVGTVVVCVGHGSDYETEGFDRDDISLLGKQNAFVQALADSSAKVIVVVFAGSPIAMPWLDAVEAVVYGWFPGQELGHSLADILTGKINPSGRLPVTFPKAIEDSPAFGNFPGVNEIIKYEEGVFVGYRHYSSRQIPTLYPFGFGLSYTNFKVTDMALRGAESFGPGKKIEISVKITNTGSTAGRHTVLLFAQPPAAEDRPILSLVDFVKSSELKPQESQTLTMTIGGEALSVWEGSEAGSWVVKEGRYSLQIRDSVEARPMQSAELRIGQGWKWHGLHA from the exons ATGACTAATAGACATCCTGCCGGTGGTCGTAACTTTGAG AGCTACTCCGAGGATCCTTATCTATCTGGCGTGATGGCGTCCGGCTACATCCAAGGGCTCCAAGGAGCAGGTATTACTTCAGTAACCAAGCACTTT GTATGTAACGACTCCGAAACTGATCGACGTACTGTCGATGTTATCGTCGGCGAGCAAGCCCTTCGCGAGATCTACCTTAGGCCTTTTCAGATTGCATTTGAGCGGGCAGGGCCTCGCGGAATCATGACAAGCTACAACAAG GTCAACGGCACGTATCCGGGCGAAAGTCAGCGTCTTCTTGAGAGCGTCGTTCGTGGAGAGTGGGGTGTAGAGGACCTCGCCGTTATGAGTGACTGGTGGGGCACATACTCGGTGGACCGTGCGATCATGGCTGGGATGGACT TAGAGATGCCCGATTCTTTCCACCGGGGTAATGGCAAACTTCTCGCCGCGGctcaagatgatgaaagccTCGCAAAAGCCGTCTTTGACAGGGCTCGGAATGTACTTCGCATGATCAAGAGAGCTGGAGGATACTCTCTTGAGCCCGAGAGGCCTGAAGTAGCAGAAGACATCCCTGAAACTCGTCAGCTTATCAGAGAAGTTGGCGCTGAAGGTATGACGCTTCTCAAGAACACGGGCGTTCTCCCTCTCAGCCCCAAGACGAAAACAGTCATTGCTGGGACCTACGCCACCGTCGCCTTGGCACATGGTGGTGGGTCAGCCAGCTTGGACGCTCACCGCAAGATTACTCCCGCCGAGGGCCTTCGCGAGGCCATGGATGAGATCGTGGTGGTCCCGGGCCCAGTACCTTATCTGTACCTCCCGCTTCCTCAGTCAGATGTGTTCTCATCTAGCGGAGGTGCTGGTACCTGCAAAGTAGACTTTTACAATCCCGGCGGGAACATCGTGGATTCGCGTACATTAACCACAACCTTCCTAACTGCACTCGATCGCTATCCAAAGGACTTAGTTGCCGGCTGGACAGCCAAGATGTCCTTCAAGCTTTTGCCGAAGACGACAGGTACCCATGCTTTGACCGTGgcctcaccttcttctgccaAGCTGTCCATCAATGGCCAGTATGTGTGCGAAACCGACCCCGACCCTGCGCGCCGCGACGATTTTATGCATTTGGCTTTCCACAAGTGTTGCGTAAATACCACCTACACATTCGAGGCGGGCAAAGAATACGACGTCGTCATTGATTATGTTTCTACCGAGGAACTTTTCTACTCTACGGCATGTGCATTGAATGGTATCAG GTTCGGCTACCTTGAGTATACAGATGACGATGCCGCAATTCAGTCAGCCGTGAAAGTCGCCGAGGAGGTGGGCACGGTGGTGGTTTGCGTAGGGCACGGTAGC GACTATGAGACCGAAGGTTTCGATCGAGACGACATATCTTTGCTCGGCAAACAGAACGCGTTTGTTCAAGCCCTCGCAGACTCTTCCGCCAAGGTCATCGTTGTCGTATTTGCAGGGTCTCCTATCGCCATGCCATGGCTGGATGCGGTAGAAGCTGTCGTCTACGGCTGGTTCCCAGGACAAGAGCTTGGCCATTCCCTCGCCGATATTTTGACTGGTAAGATCAATCCCTCTGGCCGTCTTCCCGTCACATTCCCCAAAGCTATTGAAGACTCTCCTGCCTTCGGCAACTTCCCTGGGGTGAATGAAATCATCAAGTATGAGGAGGGTGTGTTTGTCGGCTACAGGCATTACAGCTCTCGCCAGATCCCTACCCTCTATCCTTTCGGCTTTGGCCTTTCCTACACCAACTTCAAGGTGACCGACATGGCTTTGAGAGGTGCTGAATCGTTCGGGcctgggaagaagattgagatCTCCGTGAAAATTACCAACACTGGTTCTACTGCTGGTCGACACACTGTTCTCCTGTTCGCTCAACCTCCTGCCGCTGAGGATCGACCCATCTTGTCCTTAGTCGACTTTGTCAAGTCATCGGAGTTGAAGCCACAGGAGAGCCAGACATTGACCATGACGATTGGTGGCGAGGCCTTAAGCGTCTGGGAGGGATCTGAAGCTGGTTCCTGGGTGGTGAAAGAGGGGAGGTACTCGCTTCAGATTCGTGACAGCGTCGAAGCTAGGCCTATGCAGAGCGCCGAGCTTAGGATCGGCCAGGGCTGGAAATGGCACGGTCTCCATGCCTGA
- a CDS encoding endoribonuclease L-PSP has translation MSDLTYYNYKGWGEKAQGSFSYSQAVRVGDTIQCSGQGGWANEGKFEFYKEINAQIDQAFENVQSALTAAGGKGWDQVFRVNSYHVPLNNEALEAMVRNFRKWMPNHQPLWTCVGVTRLGEDDMRVEIEVQAYDPVKEDYIAPTRNVG, from the exons ATGTCCGACTTGACCTACTACAACTACAAAGGCTGGGGAGAAAAAGCTCAAGGTTCATTTTCCTACTCTCAGGCGGTTCGAGTGGGAGACACAATTCAGTGCTCTGGTCAAG GTGGATGGGCGAACGAAGGAAAATTCGAGTTTTATAAGGAGATTAACGCTCAGATTGATCAGGCTTTCGAGAACGTTCAATCGGCTTTGACAGCCGCCGGCGGCAAGGGCTGGGACCAA GTTTTCAGAGTGAACTCCTACCATGTTCCTCTTAACAACGAAGCTTTGGAAGCAATGGTGCGCAACTTCCGCAAGTGGATGCCGAACCACCAGCCTCTGTGGACTTGTGTCGGCGTTACTCGattgggagaggatgatatGAGGGTTGAAATTGAAGTTCAAGCGTACGACCCCGTTAAGGAGGATTACATTGCCCCTACTAGGAACGTGGGTTGA